A window of Silurus meridionalis isolate SWU-2019-XX chromosome 28, ASM1480568v1, whole genome shotgun sequence contains these coding sequences:
- the LOC124381557 gene encoding C-type lectin-like isoform X3 — protein MKLNLFLVLCFTGFVPISVFIVQTVPHKYKLISSKVSWSVAQNYCSVIYSDLAIILSDTDWLRFNYVAKINYALATFTWVGLYNDIDSWRWSSNDLQLKYANYTHWAIGEPNNLDGKESCGSVNEYGRWIDDDCKNAKHFICYNDSPMRGQIMKLQVKSDQSLLDPVVQSLFLEQIKLKLNKNGVLNETIAVKWRVQQNGEIFYKKRKNDL, from the exons ATGAAGCTGAATCTTTTTCTTGTCCTATGTTTCACtg GTTTTGTGCCCATTTCAGTATTCATCGTGCAAACTGTCCCTCACAAATATAAGCTGATCAGTTCAAAGGTGTCATGGTCTGTTGCGCAGAACTACTGCAGTGTGATATACAGTGACCTGGCAATAATACTAAGTGATACTGATTGGCTTAGATTCAATTATgtagcaaaaataaattatgctCTGGCAACATTTACCTGGGTCGGTTTGTACAATGATATTGATAGCTGGCGCTGGTCTTCAAATGATCTCCAACTGAAATATGCCAATTACACACACTGGGCCATTGGAGAGCCTAACAATCTTGATGGAAAAGAATCATGTGGTTCAGTGAATGAATATGGACGGTGGATTGATGATGATTGTAAAAACGCAAAGCACTTCATATGTTACAATG ATTCACCAATGAGGGGCCAGATAATGAAACTGCAGGTGAAGTCCGATCAAAGTTTGCTTGATCCTGTAGTGCAGTCATTATTTTTAGAGCAA ATCAAGCTGAAACTCAACAAAAACGGTGTGTTAAATGAGACCATTGCTGTAAAGTGGAGAGTGCAGCAAAATGGGGAGATCTTttacaagaaaagaaagaatgaccTCTGA
- the LOC124381557 gene encoding putative C-type lectin domain family 20 member A isoform X1: MKLNLFLVLCFTGFVPISVFIVQTVPHKYKLISSKVSWSVAQNYCSVIYSDLAIILSDTDWLRFNYVAKINYALATFTWVGLYNDIDSWRWSSNDLQLKYANYTHWAIGEPNNLDGKESCGSVNEYGRWIDDDCKNAKHFICYNANYSGPSSFIGCTTLLPWTAAQAYCRQHHTDLASALQSTDSIYIWNIRLGQGNSWIGLYRDTWKWSDGTDAANLHWATGQPNNLAGNENCVSIYNGKLYDDSCTKLYYFFCHTDSPMRGQIMKLQVKSDQSLLDPVVQSLFLEQIKLKLNKNGVLNETIAVKWRVQQNGEIFYKKRKNDL, from the exons ATGAAGCTGAATCTTTTTCTTGTCCTATGTTTCACtg GTTTTGTGCCCATTTCAGTATTCATCGTGCAAACTGTCCCTCACAAATATAAGCTGATCAGTTCAAAGGTGTCATGGTCTGTTGCGCAGAACTACTGCAGTGTGATATACAGTGACCTGGCAATAATACTAAGTGATACTGATTGGCTTAGATTCAATTATgtagcaaaaataaattatgctCTGGCAACATTTACCTGGGTCGGTTTGTACAATGATATTGATAGCTGGCGCTGGTCTTCAAATGATCTCCAACTGAAATATGCCAATTACACACACTGGGCCATTGGAGAGCCTAACAATCTTGATGGAAAAGAATCATGTGGTTCAGTGAATGAATATGGACGGTGGATTGATGATGATTGTAAAAACGCAAAGCACTTCATATGTTACAATG CTAATTACAGTGGCCCTAGTAGTTTTATTGGATGCACAACTCTACTGCCTTGGACTGCAGCTCAAGCATACTGCAGACAACATCATACAGACCTAGCCAGTGCACTTCAAAGTACTGATTCCATCTACATTTGGAATATAAGGCTTGGGCAGGGTAATTCGTGGATTGGCTTATACAGGGATACTTGGAAGTGGTCAGATGGGACTGATGCTGCAAACCTCCATTGGGCTACAGGACAGCCTAATAATTTAGCAGGCAATGAGAATTGTGTATCAATTTATAATGGAAAGTTATATGATGATAGCTGTACCAAACTGTACTACTTCTTCTGTCACACTG ATTCACCAATGAGGGGCCAGATAATGAAACTGCAGGTGAAGTCCGATCAAAGTTTGCTTGATCCTGTAGTGCAGTCATTATTTTTAGAGCAA ATCAAGCTGAAACTCAACAAAAACGGTGTGTTAAATGAGACCATTGCTGTAAAGTGGAGAGTGCAGCAAAATGGGGAGATCTTttacaagaaaagaaagaatgaccTCTGA
- the LOC124381557 gene encoding putative C-type lectin domain family 20 member A isoform X2, producing the protein MKLNLFLVLCFTGFVPISVFIVQTVPHKYKLISSKVSWSVAQNYCSVIYSDLAIILSDTDWLRFNYVAKINYALATFTWVGLYNDIDSWRWSSNDLQLKYANYTHWAIGEPNNLDGKESCGSVNEYGRWIDDDCKNAKHFICYNANYSGPSSFIGCTTLLPWTAAQAYCRQHHTDLASALQSTDSIYIWNIRLGQGNSWIGLYRDTWKWSDGTDAANLHWATGQPNNLAGNENCVSIYNGKLYDDSCTKLYYFFCHTDSPMRGQIMKLQVKSDQSLLDPVVQSLFLEQDIFAKQIKTNIIWDTDYSSKIEETSS; encoded by the exons ATGAAGCTGAATCTTTTTCTTGTCCTATGTTTCACtg GTTTTGTGCCCATTTCAGTATTCATCGTGCAAACTGTCCCTCACAAATATAAGCTGATCAGTTCAAAGGTGTCATGGTCTGTTGCGCAGAACTACTGCAGTGTGATATACAGTGACCTGGCAATAATACTAAGTGATACTGATTGGCTTAGATTCAATTATgtagcaaaaataaattatgctCTGGCAACATTTACCTGGGTCGGTTTGTACAATGATATTGATAGCTGGCGCTGGTCTTCAAATGATCTCCAACTGAAATATGCCAATTACACACACTGGGCCATTGGAGAGCCTAACAATCTTGATGGAAAAGAATCATGTGGTTCAGTGAATGAATATGGACGGTGGATTGATGATGATTGTAAAAACGCAAAGCACTTCATATGTTACAATG CTAATTACAGTGGCCCTAGTAGTTTTATTGGATGCACAACTCTACTGCCTTGGACTGCAGCTCAAGCATACTGCAGACAACATCATACAGACCTAGCCAGTGCACTTCAAAGTACTGATTCCATCTACATTTGGAATATAAGGCTTGGGCAGGGTAATTCGTGGATTGGCTTATACAGGGATACTTGGAAGTGGTCAGATGGGACTGATGCTGCAAACCTCCATTGGGCTACAGGACAGCCTAATAATTTAGCAGGCAATGAGAATTGTGTATCAATTTATAATGGAAAGTTATATGATGATAGCTGTACCAAACTGTACTACTTCTTCTGTCACACTG ATTCACCAATGAGGGGCCAGATAATGAAACTGCAGGTGAAGTCCGATCAAAGTTTGCTTGATCCTGTAGTGCAGTCATTATTTTTAGAGCAA GACATTTTTGCCAAGCAGATCAAAACAAACATCATATGGGATACAGATTATTCTTCTAAAATAGAAGAAAC ATCAAGCTGA